AGATGGGTGTTTGCAGGAAGGTTTCTATAGGAACGAGGGGCAGGAAAAACCTGCCCACCAAGTTCAGTACTCTAATGTCAGGGACAGGAGGGCAGGCAAAGGAGCAATCTCCTGCAAGGCAGAGGCCAGCACTCAATGACGTGGACAAGGGAATGTGTTCCCCTCTGCTACACCTgtcctgggagaaggaggaactTTCGGCCTCAGCGctctcctgccctgcttccCGAGTACCGTGGTTAATTCCCTTGTTACGGGGTGTTTTCTCACCTACGTGGCTAGCACACTGGCCCGGCTCCTCCATAGCAGGTTGGTTCAGCAGCGATTGTGCATGCGATGAAGGTTAATGATGACAGAAGGGGATTGCTACTCACAAGCTTGAGGCACTGAGCACGGATTCAGAGCACAGGTAATGAGAAGCATGGCAGACATACCATGTGGCTGAAACAGTGACTCTGTTCCTAATAAAAGTAATTGGAAACAGGGTTAACTGGCTGAGagaaggcaggggaggaggacaTGTTGCAGGCTCAGGaacagagcagctgtgtgatCACAGGGCAGTGATAAGCTTGAAAAGAAAGCACCAAAATACATTCACAGTGATGTTGAAAGGGGAATAAGTTGTCAGCAGATTTACCTGCTTGGTGTGCATATGTGTGCGTCCCCATGAAAAATGAGTGTGCAGGTGCTCATTTTGTAATACTTATGTCTTCGGCTACTGAGGGAAAAGTTGGTGCTAAGAGAACAAGTGGGGCTAGAGCGATGGGAAGGATAGAAGAGCATTTAGAGAACTCGTGGGTAAGCGACTGGCCATTGTGTGGACAATGTTACTTCtcagaaacaaaagctgaacTTTTTcgtgtttgtttgggtttttttttttctttttgccttgaGAGTTGGTATCAGAAGATCAGAGTATCAGTTCATCTATGCCAGCCTTTGTCATGCAGAGGACTGTTTAAATCTGGGAGGCAGAAGCCTTATCATTTGTGTTCTCAGACACAGATGCTTTTTAtgcttttgcagtgttttacaGCTGCTTATCTTGGAGTGCTGTAGCAAGCCACTTCCAGGCTGCAAGAGCTCACTGAGATGCAAAGGCAATATAACCTTGTACTACTGAGTACTATAAACAACTCAGACAGGACCTGCTGGAGGAATCCCTGGGGTTCCTTCTTTTTGTGGTCTGCAGTCATAAGTAGCTTTACTGAaaaggggaagctggaaaacccATCCCAGACACGCAAATATTAGTTTCTCCCAGGTTCTTTCCCAAGAAAGACTGATATATCTCAGCACTGGCTTTATCTGCTTGGCAGAGGTGGCTCTTGCTGTCTCACACACACAGTTATAAGGTTGACCTTAAAGTCCAAAATATCTCTCTCTGATTACTGAGCTATACTGTTGTTGTCCTGGAAAACCCCTATAAAAATCTGCTGTGAACTGGTATCAGGAAAGTAGGGAGGGGAGCTATGTGGGCTGTTTTGTCACCTGAGCTCTGTCACCAGATTTAGTTTAGAGGAACCTGGCTCCTGGCTCATTGCAGAGGTACTCAATTGCATGTTGTCCATATCCTAGTCCAGTTTATCACAGAAAATCCTTGTCAGAAGCTTTCCCAGGTCCTTCCAGGGAGCTGTATTCCACAGCCTAAATCACTTTGCTCTTGTGATGCTACCCCTAATATCCCTTTCAGGCTTATTGCATCTAGTGATACCCCCTTATACCCCTTTCACCATCTCAGTCCCTTCTCCATGAGCAGTGTATTCAGAGAGTAGTGACGTATGGTGTAGTTTTTTAGTATTCATAATTAAATACAGGACTTATAATACATGATGGAAAAGGTGACGAAAGTTGACTTAGTTCTTGACATTCTTTCAGTCAGCAACGCTGTTACTGTCACAGGTAATTTGGTAAATGACAGTGCTCTTTCTAGCTGATGGGTAGATGTGAAACCAACAGGAAATTCCAGTctctggaatttatttttcctgtggggAACTTAAATTCTAAAGGATTTCAGTTTCGTGTGAGGGTTCTGTCTGTCCCCCACCATGTTCTTAAATGGTAATTGAATTCTCTGAtcaccaattttttttctccctttttataaCAGGATAGTGACCTCTCACTTCTGAGAACAGCATTTCTGGACCTGTTGGCAGCCTCTGCCACTCGGCCTTACCTAGCGCAATGTCAGGTGAGCAGACAAAAATGGGCACAGTATCTTCCTGTTTGGTTGCTTgttctttcttcagctgcaacttaataaaagaaagataCTGGTTCCAAGAGCCATTCTTTATGTTAAGGTACTGTCTGGTCGAATTGGGGGAGAGGAAACTGGCCCATTCTTTGTGACCCAGCTGCCTTTTCACTCAGGGTGGACTCAGTTCCTTCTTTTACCTTGTCCAGAAGCCTGCAGAAGCTTCTTCAGTCATTGAACACAGAACAAGAAGGAGGTTGAAATGTAGTCTGGCCTCCCCATTTTTCATAAGATTTACTTGGTTCTGTTATCATCCCCAGGTTTGCCCCAGTGGGTGGCTCATTTCATGATCTGAGAGTTTTTTGCTCTACAACAGTAGCTCAAGGGCAGGCAGAAGGCTGAAGAATTTACTGGAGTTCGGGAGTTCGTCTGTGGACTGCTGAGATATAAGCTTTACTAAAACCAGGTCTCCTCCTTCTTACAGTGGTGAACTCTCCAACCCCATGTTTTTGTTTAAACCTTCCTTACTGGTCTGGCTGGTTATTTTAGGGCATATGACCCTGAGGGAGACTGTACTCCAAAGCCAAGTAAACCTTTTCCTTGGTGACGTGCGCAGTGGAGACCTTATCTGCTCCAATCGCAAAatttgatttctgcttttattccaAGGGAAGCTGTTCAGTGGGTCACTACCTGAGACTAGAAAGGTGCTTGTCTTGAATACAAAAGACCAAGATGTTAGGCACACTTTTATTGCTGCAGCTTTCTATACATAGTCTGGCAATATTCTAGCTCTTCTGGAGCAAAGGGAGCAGTTGAGCATCTTGCTGAGGGCTCTGATTTCCTGTTTTGGTGGCTGGGTGACAAAGTTTCAGGGAACTCTGGAgtgttgctggtgctggggTCAGTGCCTCCATATAAGGCATTTACTTCtccataatattttttttttgtaatggtcTTCCTGGCTTGGCACTGGATACTCAGCTTTTCCAAGCAGAAGAAAGATCACATGATGCCATGGAACTATTTATCTTCCCCAAAAGTCCCTTTCTTAGCGGGAACTCCATTTggcctttctgcttcttttgctCAGTAATAAGGGACAAAACCATCTGAAATTACTTGCCTCCTTGGTGAAGTGGGGGATGTCTCAGTACCTAGAGTAACAGTAGTGGCGAACTGCTGTGTGAGTCTTTCCCTTGATGGAACAGTGTGTATTGAGTGTGCATATTCTAAGAGAGTCCTTCCAGGTTTTCACTGCATgttgatttctttctgtttaggCCATCACACTCCCTCTGCTGGGGGTCCCTTCTCAGCACTCACTCCCAGCATTTGGCCTCAGGAGATCCTGGCAAAATACACGCAGGTACcgtgtggggcagggagggtgtTCTTTGGCTCTGCACAGAAGTAAAGGGACCCTGGTGATTTCTGGTGCTCTCTGAAagctgcagggaaaaggagggagaggtgcAGTTTTCCTCCAGTGTTCAGTTGTGGACACTTGTTTGTTACTTAAACTTCATGTGTTTTGTGGCTGCATCCTGGCTATTGCAAGAGGATCTTGCAGAGCACAAAGAAACTTGTGTGAATTATTGCCCTGCTGTTTTGCAACTATTGCTGCACTCTAAAAATGTTGACACCCTCAGGGAGACTGTCACCATCAAGCTACTCTGGATGGCTTGTGCATGGCAGGAAATGCTAGGCTTAAGACTTGTCACCAGGTGggcagagcaggaaggaaggaagcagccATGGAATTTTGCAACTTAGCCACAGTGTTTGCTGTGGGCAGTTGAGCTCAGTGAAGCAGATTAAAGCTTACTGTGGAGCTACGCTAGACAGACAGTTCTTGGGTGCTGCCTGGGTGCAATGCTTGCAAGAGACCCCATGGGATGGGCAGGTGAGCTTGCAGGAAAGGGGAAGTATCTCTAGGTTTTTCACTCCTTAAAAAAGCCTGGTTGTAACCTCCAGTGTGTATCCCCCAATGCCAACCGTGAGCACAGATAAGGAAATTTGAAATTTGGGTCATGGACCTTAATTTTCTTTGGCCTGTAATTTGGGCTTGCTTCCCATGTGCAAATCCCAGTTTTGCCTGCTGTCTTTCAGAGAAAATCTGAAAGCAACAGGAAGGAGATGGAGCAATGCAGAGAGTTGAATTTTCAGTGTGCATGCACTAGGTAACAGGGGACTGCTGTGTGTCAGAGATGCAGACAGCAGAGACTACTTTAGCTGGCGTGTGTGGATGCCTCAGTCCATGAGGAGGGCTATGTTCCCCTCCAGGTGGGGAAGTTCTGATCTTGATATGATGCTGTGCTCAAACAGAGGTACCACGTCCTGCTGGAAAAGGGTTTGCTGGGAAAATCCATACAGGTAGGAAAGCAAGGCTTCACAACTTCCATGGAGAAGTCAAAATGGGGGGTGGCATGCAACACCTCCCCAGCTGGGAGTGGTGGTGGGAAGCATCAAAAATAAAAGGGCAAGGAGCCTAATTGCTCAGAGGGCACAGTGCAGGCAGTGGTGTGATGGGGCAATATCCACATGTCTCTATGCAGTTGTTCAAGATTGGTGATACTGTCTGTTCTCCTTCCTCATGTTCCCCAGAAAGAAGAATCCATCGAGGAGCCAGAGTTCCACTACGATGAATTCGGTTTCCGAGTTGATAAGGAAGGTAAAGTCAGTCCCACCCCTAACCCTTCCACTGTGTCTGGGTGCAGCCCTGCCCATGCTTCTGGCTGAGTTTACAACCATTCTGTGCTAGGTCTCATCTACCGACCCATCATCATCTTTCTGTATCCTACCTTTGTAATCAGGGGCTGTGTGTTAGACGTGCTGGCCTTACGGGAGTCTGGAGCATAGAATATGCAGCAGAGTCACTTCCATCCTCTTGTGCTTGTGCCATTAGGAGGAAGTTGTCATTTCTACTagcagctgctggggaagggcaaCTTTCCCTGTTGACAATGGGGTCTCTCTTGTGGTCAGTAGCACTATAAGCACCAATAGCAGGCACAGTGTCATGTGCTGTCTGTTGAAAAACTCATGGCAAAGACGACTGGCAGCAGTATGTGGTCTGCCCAGCTTAGCAGCTTGGCGAACTGTAGGGGCAGAATGCACATCCTACTTTTTCTGCAAGATATAGAGGCAGGAGACCAAACAGAAGGAGATATTGAGAGCTGTTCGTTCTGGGCATTGAATACAACGGCTGGCTGCCTttcaaagaggaagagaaaggagtgGGGGATGTAGGAAGCGCTTTATGTGCTCTGAGAGGACATTTCCAGGGCTCAGGCCATGCGGATGCAAGGGCTAAGGTTGTTTGCATGTGTGCCGTGAGGCACCTTGGGTCATAGAGGATTCACTTTGAAACAAAGACCCAGAGATGAGGACAGAATGCAGACATTTTCTTCAGCCAGAACATTCGATAGACTTGTGCATTGTAGAATCAGGAAAAAGATTTGGAGTGCATTTTTGGGATGTGTTATATGATGAAGGACAGAGTGCCTTACGTCAAACCTGTGCTTGTGCTAAAGTAGCTATTTTAGAAAGCCAGCCTCAGGTTAAGGTTATCTCTTATTGTGAATTTGGAAGTGTCCCTGTTAAAGCTTCTTTTTGGTGATTAAATGTCCCCGAAGTTAACATTTTGTGCCTCATTACTTGCACGAGCATATAGCTTCTGCTTGCCACCTCTGAGGCTTGCTGTGCTTTTGTCAGCCTGATTTACAGATCCTTACAAAACCCAGCAGGATGACTGCTGCCAAAGTCTTGTTTAATTCAAGCCACATTCTGCTCTAAATCATGAGTAAGTAGAGACTAGAAGCCTGCAGACAGCTTCTTATGACCATAAAATTTACTGTATGGAGAAGACGGTTAGAAACCAAGCTTTGCCTTTTCGTGCTCTGGCTGGAAGACatgaatgttttaaatgtgctttcttCAGGTGGccatcctcctccccaccctgtTCTGTGTTcattcccttccctcttccctctctcatttgtctccatttctttcccttgcCCTTGCTGAGGCAGATGGTGCTGAGCCAAACTCCAGCAAGCTTCTGGGTGTCTCACTGACAGAGGAGCCACAGCAGAGGCTCAAGTGGCAGGCTCATCTGGAATTCACACACAACCATGACGTGGGCGACCTCACCTGGGACAAAATTGAGGTCACCCTACCACATTCAGACAAGCTGCGCTCCCTGGTGCTAGCCGGCATCCCACACAGCATGAGGCCACAGGTGAgagtgctgcctgctctgggcaggCTCTCCTGCCTGGAGTAAGAGACAATGGAGCAAGACCACTTTCTCTTGGTTGATAGGGTGTCAGATTATGACTTTCTGTGTCTCTCTTATTGACTCTTCCTATCTCTGTTCACCCTGTCCCCCTAGCTGTGGATGCGCCTGTCAGGGGCCTTGCAGAAGAAGAGGAATTCAGAGATGTCATATCGGGATATCGTGAAAAACAGCTCTAACGATGAAACCATTGCTGCCAAACAGGTAGGAAATACTGCCTAGTGCTGACTGGGCACAAgggagtggggagaagggcaAGATTTTCTGCATGAGGAAGAAGGGGTGTTTGCCTAAAACCTGCAGCAGGGACAGTTGAGAGGACATGTGTGATTGAATCCTGCTAAAGCTTAATCCTACTGggaatatttttcccttgttttgaTGGAATAGCAACTGTACAGCTCCCCTCCTTCCTAGAacagcagggaaggggttggACCCATGCTACCTGCAGGCTAGAAAACAGCACTGCAGTTGCATCGCAGCAGACATCCTGATATTCACTGAGGGAAGTCAAGGGTGAAAGGCTGATAGATGCATGTCTGTTGAGGTAGTTGCAGCTGCTTCCAGGGACTGTCTTTGTTCCCCCAAACACAAAGTCTCTGAACGCCAACAAGATTGTTACAGGgtgttttccctcttcctctgaCCTCTCATTTTGTGGGAGGAGGCAAAGGCCATGGCAAAAGCAACTGAGCTCTGCACATGTTCACCTCTCACCAAGAAGGTTCAAAATGGTTGGAAAGAGGAACAACGCTGCACAAGGAAGATCTGTGGGCTGTTCACCTCTAAGTCCCCTGTCACAGATGTGGCCAGGTTGTTAGTTTCTCTATCATACAGGTTTTTTGGGAAGCCTTGCTTGAAATCCAAGCAGATGACATTCCCAACCAGCATGCCTGCTATTCTCAATGGTGAAGCTAGGGGCTGAGCTTAGGCAAGTATTTCTTGGGAAACACAAAGTCACCATGTGCACTGGCATTTTCCCTCGTGTCAGTGAAGACTGTTAGACTGACCCCAGATGCTTGGATAGGGCCATCTTCTTTGGTGCCTAAGGACTTAGAGATGGGTGCGGGGAAGCGGAGTTCCCTGAGGCAAGGGGCCATGGGAagtgcagaaagcagaaggcaaTTGTTCAAATGCTGCAAGCTGACCCTGTCCTTGTTTACGGCTGTCTGGCAGATTGAAAAGGACTTGCTCCGCACGATGCCCAGCAATGCCTGCTTCTCCAACATGAACAGTATCGGGGTGCCACGGCTACGCAGGATACTACGGGGACTTGCCTGGCTCTACCCAGACATTGGCTATTGCCAAGGCACTGGCATGGTAACCTGCTTTCAGGGTGTCTTTGTGATAGGGGTCATTTTGTCTATGATGGCTATGCTGGGGCAAGTAATTTGAGGTGGTGCTGCCAGACCCTGTGGCCTCTAGATGAGCTGAAGGGAAATCCCTTCCACATGGAACATTTTTCCTAgggaaggaagagcagagtAGCACAACACATCCAAAGATGTGGAAGAATTCAGTCCATCTGTTGGGGAGGGACAGGCATTACACTGAGGAGAAATCCCTTCAGCGGAGACTGCAGGAGAGCTgttgcagaggaaggaaaatgttgGTCACCTAGACACTGGTCCATCACTCCATGTGACGAAGTGGGGGAAGAGTTCTGCTCCTTTCAGGACAGGCTTGTCATGCAGTTCTTCCTCCTTCAAAATCCCAGGTggctgcctctctgctgctcttcttGGAGGAGGAAGATGCCTTCTGGATGATGTGCGCTATCATTGAGGAACTGGTTCCTGCCTCCTACTTCAGCACCACCCTGATGGGTGTGCAGACAGACCAGCGCGTCCTGCGACAGCTCATTGTGCAGTACTTGCCCCGCCTGGACAAGCTGCTCCAGGAGCATGACATCGGTAAAAGTGTTCCCTAGAAACCATAGCTTTTCTTGCCAGGGTGACATGCAGACAAACattattgtttttgtttaacaaaaggagggcagcagggctaGGAGTGAACCTGCTGGCCCTGGAGGCATTGGGTGGTCATATTTAAGCTGAGAGGACAGCCCTTAGGAGAGTCCATCTTCACTGGCTGGCTGACAACTTCTGTTCTGATGCTTTTCCATGTCTCCATTCACAGAGCTGTCCTTGATCACCTTGCACTGGTTCCTCACCTCTTTTGCTAGTGTTGTCCACATCAAGCTGCTGCTGCGTATTTGGGACCTCTTCTTCTACCAGGGCTCTCTAGTGCTGTTTCAGCTTACTTTGGGCATGCTCAGTATGAAGGTAAttcccacctcctcttcctcctttataGCACTTAAGTGTTTAATTCTGAGTTTTAGGGGCAAGACGGTTTTGTATGGTTTGGGAATGTGCTCAGGAAGATGACTTCCTGCCCTCCTCAGAACTGAGGGCTGCGAAGAACTTCCAAGGCACTTCACAGGATTCAGggattgttttttcccctgcctaTCTTGTTTGTTCCCTCATAATTAAACCCCACCATCTGCTCCCCTCTATTCAGTCTAGATCCCAAGCTGAGAGTCCATCTTACCTAAACCAAGATACCTCTTGATTTTGCACCATCTCTGAGCAGAGGTATAAAGTCATCTGGGAAGCTTTTGATGGCACTGTTGAATGCTTCAGATCATCAGCATTGTCCTGAGTATATTTGATTTGGCTGGCTTACAGCCAAATCTCCTGATCTGCTTTTTATGcgaaaaataattctgtggtTCAGCTTGCTGTGTGAAGGGCAAGGGTGAGCCTGCTGGGATTAAGGGCAAGGTGGAGCACCGTTTGACGTGGTGGGTGTTCTGTAGTGTGTGAAACAGAGCAGCTTCCATTCCCTTGTCCCCGGCAGGATCCCTGCTGTGCACAGTCCTGGCGGTGGGTGCAGAATagcttctgttttgtctttgcttgCAGATTTGACTTCATTTCAATGATGGATGCTGTGATTTAAAAACATGCCAGCTAGAATTTTGGGATCACATCTCAGTGCAGTAGAGTAGTAAAAGATGCTGTTCCCTTCCCATAGGTAGCTTGGACTCTCCCTACTGAAGTTTTTATGGAATTATCTAGAGGCACCTGCATTGTTTCTGGCCCAGGCTGTACACTGAACATAAAATTGCATCTAGTAGCCCCAAGAGTATAGGCGTCGTGCTCGCTGTTCTGTATGGCAAAATGACTGCATTGTTGCAGGAGGATGAGTTAATCCAGTCCGAGAACTCTGCCTCAATCTTCAACACGCTTTCGGACATCCCAAGTCAGATTGAAGATGCAGATGTGTTGCTGCGGGAGGCCATGCGCGTGGCTGGCTCACTGACAGATGTGGCGGTGGAGACCCAGCGTCGCAAACACTTGGCCTACCTCATTGCTGACCAAGGGCAGCTGCTCAACTCCAGCACCACTGTCAACAATTTATCCAAAGTGAGTGCACAGAGTCCcatctgcctctgctgctccatTTTTACCGTCCCCTTATGTGTTCCCTCCCAATTGCTGTTTGGGAGCAAGAGGTGGTCCTGCCTGAGAGGATTTTAGCTCCAGGGTGACCGTGTCATCCAGTGGAGAAAAGGTATGGGGAAGTGAGGGGGATGTCTGCAGTAATGAAATGCTGCCTGGTTGATAAATCCCCAGGTGAAAGGGATATTGACATTTATTATAATTATCATTAATGAGAGTTACGATGGAAAGTGAAGCATTTTATTAATGGAAACTAAAGAAACAACATACACTTTTGGCAGAATTTGCTTGGAGCATGCAGAGTAGGAACTGGAGCTAATCCATTAGTAAGAAACTGATACACTAAAGTAACTCTGGAAGGTAGagtcagaaaacagcagcagactTTGAGAAGCTGAATAAAAAATGCACCTTTTTGTAATCTTGCAGTACAGTCTGCAGTTGCGGACATAGTAGCTCATGCTTGTCAAGCCTGTGTGAAAGATATATTCTTGATGCTCGTCTGTGTTCTAATCACAAGCCACTCCTGCAATTCTAAAATGTAAT
The Phalacrocorax aristotelis chromosome 1, bGulAri2.1, whole genome shotgun sequence DNA segment above includes these coding regions:
- the SGSM3 gene encoding small G protein signaling modulator 3 isoform X1 — translated: MSGHHTPSAGGPFSALTPSIWPQEILAKYTQKEESIEEPEFHYDEFGFRVDKEDGAEPNSSKLLGVSLTEEPQQRLKWQAHLEFTHNHDVGDLTWDKIEVTLPHSDKLRSLVLAGIPHSMRPQLWMRLSGALQKKRNSEMSYRDIVKNSSNDETIAAKQIEKDLLRTMPSNACFSNMNSIGVPRLRRILRGLAWLYPDIGYCQGTGMVAASLLLFLEEEDAFWMMCAIIEELVPASYFSTTLMGVQTDQRVLRQLIVQYLPRLDKLLQEHDIELSLITLHWFLTSFASVVHIKLLLRIWDLFFYQGSLVLFQLTLGMLSMKEDELIQSENSASIFNTLSDIPSQIEDADVLLREAMRVAGSLTDVAVETQRRKHLAYLIADQGQLLNSSTTVNNLSKIVRRRTQRRKSGITSLLFGDDDLEALKAKNIKQTELVADLREAILQVARHFQCVDPKNCSIDLTPDYSMESHQQDHENYVACSHNRRRRAKALLDFERHDDDELGFRKNDIITIISQKDEHCWVGELNGLRGWFPAKFVEILDERSKEYSIAGDDSVTEGVTDLVRGTLCPALKSIFEHGLKKPSLLGGPCHPWLFIEEAASREVERDFDSVYSRLVLCKTYRLDEDGKVLTPEELLYRAVQAVNMTHDAAHAQMDVKLRSLICVGLNEQVLHLWLEVLCSSLQTVEKWFHPWSFLRSPGWVQIKCELRVLCKFAFSLSQDWELPIKREEKEKKPLKEGVQDMLVKHHLFSWDIDG
- the SGSM3 gene encoding small G protein signaling modulator 3 isoform X2, producing the protein MSGHHTPSAGGPFSALTPSIWPQEILAKYTQKEESIEEPEFHYDEFGFRVDKEDGAEPNSSKLLGVSLTEEPQQRLKWQAHLEFTHNHDVGDLTWDKIEVTLPHSDKLRSLVLAGIPHSMRPQLWMRLSGALQKKRNSEMSYRDIVKNSSNDETIAAKQIEKDLLRTMPSNACFSNMNSIGVPRLRRILRGLAWLYPDIGYCQGTGMVAASLLLFLEEEDAFWMMCAIIEELVPASYFSTTLMGVQTDQRVLRQLIVQYLPRLDKLLQEHDIELSLITLHWFLTSFASVVHIKLLLRIWDLFFYQGSLVLFQLTLGMLSMKEDELIQSENSASIFNTLSDIPSQIEDADVLLREAMRVAGSLTDVAVETQRRKHLAYLIADQGQLLNSSTTVNNLSKIVRRRTQRRKSGITSLLFGDDDLEALKAKNIKQTELVADLREAILQVARHFQCVDPKNCSIDLTPDYSMESHQQDHENYVACSHNRRRRAKALLDFERHDDDELGFRKNDIITIISQKDEHCWVGELNGLRGWFPAKFVEILDERSKEYSIAGDDSVTEGVTDLVRGTLCPALKSIFEHGLKKPSLLGGPCHPWLFIEEAASREVERDFDSVYSRLVLCKTYRLDEDGKVLTPEELLYRAVQAVNMTHDAAHAQMDVKLRSLICVGLNSH